Part of the Henckelia pumila isolate YLH828 chromosome 2, ASM3356847v2, whole genome shotgun sequence genome is shown below.
GCCCCGGTCATCGGAGAAATCTATGCAATTGGTATCTGGTACCTTGCACGAGGTTTCCGAAAATGGATTCTTTGATGTTATTCAATTATTTTCATCTGCTTCGTAATCATCTACGTTGTCGCTCTTCCATGGATGCTTTCTGTTGTTCTTGTTACAGTCTCATTTCGGCCTATAACACCCAATTCAATGCCCCAGAAATATTCCCTCTTTTTCTCCCCGGACCACGCACGAGGACTCGGGAGGATCGACTAAAAGATCAAAATGAGTATGCTGTAAAGTTgggaaaatatttcatttcaagAATTATAGGGGAAAGGGCTTGCAATCTTGCCCGTTTCTTGGATCCCTGTTTTATTTATCTCAGAGGGTACTTTGAATCCAAGAAAAAAGTAGTCAGAAAGATTAAATCAGAGTCGGTGTAATCTTACAGATATCTTGAAGTTCGTTTAAGAATTCAATTGAGGGTTGCATTGAACTCAAGTGAAGTAGTAAAATTTTTACAGGACCTTGATTCCTTTGATCAGAATTATTTAGATGGCATCATCGATTGAAAGGAGCAGCTTCAGTAATAGGAGCACTCCTCTCATGCCAGGGCGAGTTGTGATCGCGTATGACGCGACTAAAAATCAAACAAGTCAGGTGTTTAGAGACACTATTACCAATATAAGGAAGCAGGATGGCATGATTCAAGAAGGGGATACTATTACCGTCCTAGGAGTGTTACATAAAGTACTGCACCCTAGTAAGTATATGTAATTAAAGAATGCTGCAACTTTCAACTTGAAAAACACATTTTTGGGATATGATCTGAATCATAATTTATCAATAGTATGTGGCCTTATAAGATGGAGATAGTTCGCTcgtattgatttttaattcttTACAGAAGTGGACAAGTGATGTAACAGCAACTTAGTGTATGAGTTAGCATATGGGAAATCTGGTAATCTTGATGTCTTTGACAAAATTGTGTAATGGGTACAATGTGTTTGAAAATCTTGAACTGCCTCCTGCTTAACTGTTATCTTACTTTCACTAGTATATTCCTACCGCTGTGAACTAGACTTGCTTTTGGTCCGTCATTTTTCTAttaaccaagtattgtctggcaCCGTGGAAAACTTAGTTAAATTTTAACAGAGGTTTGATACTAGAGTGGCTTTACATTTTGCAATTTCCTCCAAAAATCGAAAATGTATATGTGTTCGTTTGGCAAGGAGTAGACACTAGGTGACATCCCTACCTAGTTCCTGATATTTTCAAACAAAATTTTGACTTTGAATATATCTTACCCACATTAAAAACCAAACCAAACACTCAgttgaaattacaaaatctcTCATCAATTGTAGCGCTCTTACCCGAGCCACTACTAAATAGACTAAATAAGCATGCATATTCAAACTTGATAATACAATTAAATCGTGGGACAATATCTTAAACGCTTTTACGACCcaaatgaaaaacaaaacaataatcTCAATCTTAAACGTCAATACAACTACATTGAAATCATAATCCCACAAGAAAATACGAGAAACCAAATTAAACCACCACTTGATCACCATTGAACAATAATCTGCTCTAGCCATTGCCCTGGCCGTCCTAACCGTCCAACCTAAGACATGTCTCGTGGAATCGGGTGTCCGAGATGAAAACAAGCCTGTAAGTGACAATCTTCGTAATCATACGAGTATAAAAgcctatgtgatgcatgtaaatgCAATGTGCTCGAAAAGTAAGGATCAAATTTAGAATTACATGCTCAGAATTGTGGCACCCCATGTATGGAGCACTCTGCGCCGAAGCACTAGTGGGTGGCTCCCACACATGACCAATCTTAGAACTACAAAGTCCTGGGTAATCGTAGCACTTTGCGCAATTGCACCATTGGGTGGCTCCTGATACCCGATCGTCCAAGAAAAACTAAGGCCAAGTGGCCCTACTCAGAATGGCTATCTCAAGGGATAACAAGCTCAACATGATCATGTAATGCATCATAAGAATCAAGGcgataaaacatatatcatgcaacagataaatatgcagtataTAAGTATGTATACTATGTTGGTCATCTCAGTCACTGCATTACGTACATCACTAAACCAATCTGCCTACTCGTCTGAACCTAGACAATATCAACATATTGAAATCACTATCATGTCAGATCTAGAATTCCTAAACATGTTTTTTAACTCACTTAGGGCTTTGGGGTTATATCTGTGTTCGTCATCAGACCGCTGACGATGTCTCGATCTGCATGTCCCGGGTGTCAATGACCCCTCCTCGAGTCAACACTAGCTCCAAAAGCTTCCCGACACTAAAATGCCCTAGAAATTGGCTAGAAAACCTTAAGTATATGGCTGAGAGTCGAGGTAAAGAAGAAGAGAGAAAACAGTGCGAGGAAACTAATGAAATTAGCTTCAACTTATAGGCTACAATCTGACTAGTTCAGAAGGTCCGAACTTAACCTTatccgccacgtgtcaaaatctcattcGTCTTACTGGATTTCTCGGGACAAGATAATCCGAAGAAGATCGGGTGGTCCGATTATTAATTCGGCGGATCCAAGCTATTCGGTAGGTCCGAACTTGCTGATCCTCAATCAATCAATTTGTCTTTAATCATGTCTTAAATAGTACTTTATTCGAATTAGATTTTGGGTCATTACATCAACTTTCAAAAGTTTCTTACCAAACACaatattgatttttgtttcttgaaGCCTGCTGTCTAAAcatgatttttaaaattcctcCCAAGCACACCATCAACCCGCTTGTTTCCAGTAGCTTTTCCATGATTTCTCTCAGATTTTTGAGAGAGCATTCTGCTAccatatctatttttttttttggggccTAGGACTTGTTTATTGATCTACAGTTTCAATAGGAAATTTCTAAGGGAGCGTTTGGTTGGCTTTGAATCCAACCCAacataatttgttttttttttaaaaaaaaaaatgatcgaACATAATTTCGAGATGTTTGGATATAACTTCGATAGTTGATGTGATCCTTATGAGAACTTTGACAtggattgaattttttttctaacCAAAACTGATCTTGAGAGGGTGAATTTTTTGTGAAGGGTATATACCGATAAACTCCTTCCTGTCCAAGGCTTTCAAATtctaaaatgataaaattgaatAGAATAGCAACACTGAAGATTTTGGACATTTTTGTTATGTAATTAGATATTCTTTATTTTTCATAGACTACTGTGGAAATTGGAAATTAGCCTTTGATTCTTTATCTAGCTTATGTAAGTTTGTCTGTCACAGATTACTTACTGGAGAATACACTGCTTAAGATGGATGTTTAAAAAAAGTTAAACAATATGGTTAAGGGAAATTGGACAGGATTTTTAATGGATTATTAATTTCATTTACTTCAACCTTTCTTTCATTTTTCATAGTTAAAATATGTTTATCTGTCTTCATTATTAACCATATATCTGCACAGTGGGTTTCCAAATGAAAATAGCTTCCAACTCTTTGTTTGGAACACATGCACGTGTAATCAAGGAAGATTCCTCGAGGAAGCTTGGCGCGTATATAAGCATGCTCCAGCATAGTGCTGATGAATGTCAAGGCAATGGGGTAACAAGAACCAATATTTATCTTTGTTACAAAATTGGAGAACCCTGAATTTGCTATACTGAATATTGCTATTTTGTCATCTAAAGAAACCTCAGATGCAACTTTGTGTTGAAGTCAAGTCGTGACATTTTTGTTTTCCAAACTCAGATAAAGTCATTTTAGGGATTTGCTGTTGTTTATTAATTTCAGTGTGCCATTTAATATGAGCTAATTGATATAGAGATATTGAATGACACTCTGCTGGACAAAACCTAGCCACGCGGCGGCCTTTGTGTAGTTGGTGAATTTTTGGCAAATCCAAAATAAAATTCTCTAAAAGACTTTGAAAATTTCCGAGGTTATAATTATTTTGACGAAAATATGATTACTGTAGGGTTAAATTAATTTAGAGTTTTGGGAGCTTAATGAATTTAAAAATGTACTTATGGACTCGGTCTGAACAATGTGGTGTAGACGGAGTTCCCTGTTTTGGAATGAGCACTGTCTTTTCAGTTTTTATAGTTGCTTGGGCGTTAGATTTCCCATTTGGACAATTGGTACCTAATAACAAATCAACTTGCACTAATTTATGTCATAttactttaaatttaatttggtGTCAAAAAATCAAAGGGTAGAATGGATGTATTTTTACATTGCATTAACACTAATCTATTTTTTATGTAGATAAATATTGAAGTCAAAATTGCCGTTGGAGCTCCGGTGGAGAAAGTTGTCTTACAAGAAGTAGCTGCTTCAAATGCAACCTGGGTTGTTCTTGATTGGTAAGATCTGATTTTAACTATTTCATTCTCATCTGGCTTATTTAATGAATTTGCTATTTATTCGATGTGGCtataatttattaattctttTACTTCCCATAGAtttctttctttattatttGTTTGGATTTTAGATACACCAGTGGAATTGGATATATCAATgtgcatatatttatatatgcagGTGATTTTGTTTGTTTCTAATAATATCCCAACTATATCAATATAGTTTGTATAGTTCCTTGTGTCATCCAAAAGGAAAATAtaacagaaaataaaattttcttttccttttactTTTCTCTCCAATTTTCTAGATACAAATGGGACTTGGTATTTAATTcatcaaacaatgaaaactGGGAATGAAGATTGATCGAGGATATAAATGGTTGAAAATGAGATCCAAAACCGCTTAAGTTGGTAATGCTTTATCTTGCTACGATACATTTCTTTCTATTGAAAATAGTGCACTCGTTAGTTGTTAGATTTAAGTTGAAGATAACCAAAAACGCCTTAGTTCTAATACAGGAATTCTTATGCTAAATTCAATTTCATTCCACTATTAATAAGCAATGAAGGTCAATAACTGTTCGGCTCCGAACCAACAGGTTGAAGTTTGATAATGAAGTGATAGAATTCTTTATCGCAATTTGATGTCTCTCTTGATGAAATTTCTCCTTTCCCTTGTTGCACTACCAAATGATAAATCGACTAGGTTGTATGAAATAAGAAACTAGCTGTGATTCTATGATTCATGATGTTCATATGGGTGCCTCCAGAATGATGCAATCATTCGTTAATGCAAGTAATGGAAAATATACAATGATGTCTGCATATTTTATACCTAGTTGATGGGAGACTGTCTATTTTTCAACTGAAATTTTCAATACATGGAGGTTACTCGCTCGTGCAGGATTTTATTCCTGAAAGAAGGTGAGAAACTTGTGAACTATCGTGTGCATAGTCAAGTTTCTAAACTTCAATGTTATATTacattttctttttcatttcaAATATATCACATGTCTCACAAATTTACTTTTCACTAACCATGAGATGCAATTTCTGATAGATAATTTATTTActcggaatttttttttttgctttttagtGACAAAAGTAGAATAACAGATAagtttgtttttttctttttccactGTCATTTTGGCTCTCACATATTCTTGGTTGATCTTTTTTGCCTGAGCATAAGTACTTTACGCTCCATATATGGGTAACTTAAAATATGCTCACTATTTTAGCAAAGTTGCATTGATTGCACAGATACTATCTTTAACGTCCCCAACATTGAAAAAGACACCCCCCTTCTATCAGTCACATCTTTTAACTTTTGTGATTTTCTAATTCAGagaatttttagaaattatgcTTTCACTCCCTTTGAATATCCTGGGGAATCTAGTCAACTTAACTTCAAATTTGTGATGTCCGtaaatttctaattttttttgacAATACCAGAATTCATGTTGCATTCACATTGTTATGCTTCAGCTGCTAAAGAAAATAATTGATGTTAGGAATTCCTTTATTTACTTTGTGCAGTAAAACGAGCTTCACATTTTCTTCTCTCGGTTTGGTTCTCTAAATTTTGATTCATTTATTAACTTAATCGGTAGACTGTAGATAGCTTGATTTTTTATACtggaattttaattaatttaatgacaAACATTTAGTTTGGCATGTTTAGATACTTCCTGAAACATGTACTCTGAAAGTATTTCACTGGATAGCTGATAATTTGCTATACAGGCACCTAAGAAAGGAACTGAGGTATTACCTTAAACGCGTGCCTTGCAAGGTTGCACTGGTTCTTGAAAATTTGACTTTAGATGTTATGAGGCCCTATTATTCTGACAGTGCCAATGGTGTTCCTAAACATGAACTTGTGTATTCACTATCCAAGCCTGTTTTGGTGACGCCGACTGAAGATATTGAGAACAACGAGAGGTCCGTCATTTCTTCTGCTGGCCATGAAATTATGAACTCTATGGAAAATACTGGGATTCAGAAGAGCATCTTGGTGACATCGCTATCTTGTAACTCCAAGGAACCTGATTTTTCCTCACAAGAAGAATTTGGCTCAAATTCTCCAAAAGGAAAATTAGGTTAGAAAGGTTACTATACATTGAACAATTTGGATTTTACATGCACAATCTTGGCTACTTGCTTTAATTTTGTCTGATCTTAGTTTTTGTTTCATCGCTGCTCTTAGCTTAATCATAGCATGGAATCCATCAGTGAACTTTCTATAATATCACTATAAATTTGGCCTAGTCACGAGGAGACAATTTAACTAAATTGCTTGGGTTGTTTCGTGCTCTTTCCTTTGGTCCGTGGAGGGTACTTGAGTAAAACGTCATGTCGTGTCTTCTTGCCTAAAGAATTGTTAATTCCAGTTCTTGTCAAATATGGTGGTTGGTGTTATGGTTCATGCTCTTTCTCGGTGAAACACAACACCTTGAGAATACAAAATGAGGTGCTTGAGCTGATTTTTTCTATCTTGACTTTATAAACTTGTTTTCGCTGTTATGGCTAAAATAGATAGCATAACTATTAGCCGTCCTGAATTCCACAGGTGTTGATGCTGAAATGAAAATTGAATACTATGATTCTCCGCGGGTGATGCTAGAACAGCTGAGTCTGCTGAGTTATTCTGATGCCCCTTTTCTTTGTAATGATAAGAAGATGGAgagttttcaaaattcaatGGATTATGTCGATATTGAGATAGAGATTGCTACAGTTGAATGTTCATCTGAAAATGCAATGAAAGGTTTGGAACTGCAATAATGGTCCTGATCTTAGTGCCATGCATCTTTATGACTGTATTAAATGCTTTCCACAGGTAGCAATGCTGAATTACTAATCAAACATGCTGAATCTGCGCCTGTTCTCAGTACGTCTAGTGGATTGGAAATGGAACTGTGTTCTATGAGATATAGCTATTCTGAGATAAATATAGCAACAGATAATTTCTCACCTGATAATCTACTGGATGAAGAGGGGTATGGAGTTGTATATAAGGGTCAGCTCGAGAATGGTCAGCTTATTAGTGCAAAGGTGCAAAAGGAAGCAAATACACAAGGGATCCCAGAATTCCTGAGGTTTGCATGCCACAAAAACATCGAGATGTTTCTTGGTTATTATTGCAATGAAGACTTTAAAATTTTGGTCTACGAATTCGTCTGCAACAAATCACTTGAGTGGCATTTACATGGTGAGCAAATTTGCTGTATGTGGAAGTGAACTAAGTTGATTCCCTTCTATCTTAGAAGGAACCAATCTTGTACTCCCTCGTTTCATTTTTCAGTGGTATTATAAATTTGTAATGCAGGTAACACAGAACATGTTCTTGACTGGCACCGAAGACATTCTATTTCCATTGGAATCGCTAAAGGTCTGCGTTTTCTACATGAAGAGTGTCGGGGAAGTCCAATAATTCATGGTTACTTGAGGCCATGCAATGTATTGCTCACACATGACTTTGATCCATTGGTAAATCGCTGTTTACCTCTATGCTATGATCTtcatatgtttttgtttttttgaaattttttatgctCTAAGACATACTCAACTTGATCAAGCATAGTCATAGATAATTTCAATCTTCTACATTATATATTTCTCCCTGTTCTTTTTGTCCCTGATTTTCTGGAATGTCATCTCCTTTTTTGTCCCTGATTTTCTGGAATGTCATCTCCTTTTTTGTCCCTGATTTTCTGGAATGTCATCTCCCTAGCTACTTAGATCTCTGCTTCTATGATATCACGGATTTAAAAGGCTATTATATTTCATTACATTAAGCGCTATTTAAACTACATGATTTCATCGCTTGAACATTTTTTTGAGGTTTCTTcatgtttaattaaaattttgttcaTTCTAATTCATGTACAGCTCGGAAACTGTGGCCTCAAAAACTTGATAACATGCAAGGATAACAAATCGACAACCACCCACGCCACCTCTACTGCGTGAGTATTGGTTCCTATCTCATGATGAAAAATATAGCTGCATTTCCGTGGATATCAGTGCCCCTTAACTGTTATCCAGTACATTGATCTCAAGTTTTTTTCCCTTTTGCAGTTATCATGCACCGGAGTTAGCAGAGAATGGAACCTTTTCCATTAAAACTGATGTTTATGCATTTGGCATTGTTCTGATACAATTAATATCAGGACAACGGTGTGAAACAGAGGAATTATCGAGAAGTAACAATAATCAGTCACTCGTACAGTGGGTAAGTGTGGCAATTTTTTCGGCTGTTGCCCATTTTCCAAACAAgtttaaaataaacaaaattttcCTCGAACTTAATTCATATGGTAAAATCGATGAGTTCATATTCATCTATTTTTGCTGCTCACTTGTTTCGGTGTTACAGGCACTGCCACTAATCCAGATGCTTGCATTGGACGAGCTTGTTGACCCTCGACTTGGGGACTCGTATAGCATTTATGAACTGTACAACATGGCTAGTGCTGCATGCTTATGTATTCAAACCAACCCCGAGATGCGCCCATCCATGGGAGAGGTGAAATATGATTCATTGAGTACATTATCTTCCCaaaactttctcaatcgaattttaattctttgtaaATGGTTTGTCTAGTCCATACCTGGATAATCAAGGTATGTTACTTTCTTCCTCAAAAACAATCTTCAATGTGAGAAACTATTGCATTACAACTtgctaaaaatatttgattttcttCATTGATAGCACCAGTTCTCGGCTCCCCGTCGGCATTTTAATGATTTCCCTCTGCCACAGGTTCTGCGCCTTCTTGAGGGGAAAAGCGCGCATTTAGAGCACTTGACAGGACAAATGAAACAGGACATTGCATACGAACAGACGACAAGTAGATTGACAACCTGCGGTTCTGGTTGAGACCAATATTTCTTCTGATACAATTTCCCACTGGGAATCCCCCGTTCCAAATATTTTTCTTATAGTCAAGCTCTTTATCTATGATGGTTCGACAAGATCAACTGGCCGATGAAGTTGGAAGTGAAGAACTACTGGTAGCTATTTGGCCAAGACATACATCATTAATTCACAgattgtgttgatgattttctTGAATATACATGAGTTTCTTAGATTCACTAACCTTATTAAAGAACACTATGGATACTGAAACTTGGTACTTTTTTGGATGATTCTTCTACGACGACACTTGCCAGTATTTTCAATAATATTAAGTTGTTTCTTTACTTTTGTAATTGGTGTTTGCTACATATCTCATAATATGCATGATATAGGACCATTTGTCTCAACTACGTCATGATTGAAACCTCATATTCAAAAAGAACCATTGTCTCCGCTCGAAAATTAGTCTTTGGTGTTTTATGAGCTTTGGGATCAACAATAAACGCAATGAGCATGGCGGATTCTTTCATTTTCGTAGTTTTAGCGGGTCATGGGATCAAAAtatcctattttggatttgTGCATgctttgtttgttttgtttgttttgttttcaaaaCTTTATTTCAGAATGGTTTGTAATGTCATTGCTTCCCGTTTTATCTTGAATCAGATTCGATTATTTTGTTGTTCATCAGCAAATCGGATCATTCAGCTTGGGAATTAAATTAGAATTGCATGCATCCGTTACCCTAAAAGTTCTAATCCACCCGGAAAGGAACTCTTTGTAGATGGCTTAGAAAATGCAGACAAGATGGTTTCCTTTATTTTCAGCGAATGTGCTTTCCACCCGCGTCGGAAGTTTAGTGTTCTGGTTTTATTTTTTGTCGGTGAATTTGAGCAGGTCTCTTCTGAAACGGTGTCACGAATAATTTGTTTGTTAAACGGTGTTACAAAGCATTTGTTTGTAAAACGGATCAATAGTGATCATATTcacaataaaaagtaatattttggtTAATGCTTTTTCGTGAGTGACTCAAATAGGTGATTCGTTTCACAAAATTGATTCATGAAACCATCTCACAGgagtttttgtgaaaaaaaaatcaaattcattatATAATTTTACATGTTTTCTTTTTTAGTCATGTAAATAATCATGTTGAGTACGAGTCTTCTAACTTTTATCTTCTAGCTATTTTGATACGAATTTTACTGGAGTGTCTAATTAACAATTGCTGACTATACTGTAAAATATAATGTCATGACAACGAATTCGAAGATTTTCAATAGGCGAGAAATAATCCTAGTAGGATGCTACCTAAAACTCCATAATGTCAaatcaaaattataaaatattcttttttaaaaaaagcacgCTGAAAAACATTATGACGAATTCAAAAAATAGGACAAAATCCCCAAATTTGTGTCCTATGATTGAATTTACAACCTATTCAGCAATTTCCAGCCAAAATTGGACACACCAATGCGAAATATGAAAAACCCCTTGTATAAAAGTTAATGtatttttaaagattatatatatctttttttaaagaaattttatgtttaatttttgaaatataaatttgtaaaatatatGCTATTAATTAAGGGAGAAAAATGAATAGTAACTGAATTTTGATgaggtttttttttaatacatcaATATTGTTCTTAGTTTTTTTTCCAaactttgatttatatatttttttttgttttttttacaaatattcttattttataatttaattacaaaatttatgaaataaaataaattaaaaacaaaatcatGATTATACAAGCACACAACCGAGACGTTAGTATCAATAAAACACCGGGTTATAGGATGTTTTTTTGCGTAACACCCTTCCCATGTACATGGTTTTTTTTTCATCCAATAAAGATGGATTTGTtcacacaaaaatatatttaatagtTTTGTGATAATACTAGAAATTtatataatacataataaaaaaaattgaaatgattAAAGTGAGATGAATCTGAAACTTCAGGGGTCAAACGGCAAGATATTTTGAACTGAGTGTACAACTCTATTTCAGGATTTCGGAGAAATCCAAGGTTACATATGTTGGCCATGAAatgatcaagaaatggattctT
Proteins encoded:
- the LOC140882103 gene encoding uncharacterized protein isoform X3, with the protein product MASSIERSSFSNRSTPLMPGRVVIAYDATKNQTSQVFRDTITNIRKQDGMIQEGDTITVLGVLHKVLHPMGFQMKIASNSLFGTHARVIKEDSSRKLGAYISMLQHSADECQGNGINIEVKIAVGAPVEKVVLQEVAASNATWVVLDWHLRKELRYYLKRVPCKVALVLENLTLDVMRPYYSDSANGVPKHELVYSLSKPVLVTPTEDIENNERSVISSAGHEIMNSMENTGIQKSILVTSLSCNSKEPDFSSQEEFGSNSPKGKLGSNAELLIKHAESAPVLSTSSGLEMELCSMRYSYSEINIATDNFSPDNLLDEEGYGVVYKGQLENGQLISAKVQKEANTQGIPEFLRFACHKNIEMFLGYYCNEDFKILVYEFVCNKSLEWHLHGNTEHVLDWHRRHSISIGIAKGLRFLHEECRGSPIIHGYLRPCNVLLTHDFDPLLGNCGLKNLITCKDNKSTTTHATSTAYHAPELAENGTFSIKTDVYAFGIVLIQLISGQRCETEELSRSNNNQSLVQWALPLIQMLALDELVDPRLGDSYSIYELYNMASAACLCIQTNPEMRPSMGEVLRLLEGKSAHLEHLTGQMKQDIAYEQTTSRLTTCGSG
- the LOC140882103 gene encoding uncharacterized protein isoform X1; the encoded protein is MASSIERSSFSNRSTPLMPGRVVIAYDATKNQTSQVFRDTITNIRKQDGMIQEGDTITVLGVLHKVLHPMGFQMKIASNSLFGTHARVIKEDSSRKLGAYISMLQHSADECQGNGINIEVKIAVGAPVEKVVLQEVAASNATWVVLDWHLRKELRYYLKRVPCKVALVLENLTLDVMRPYYSDSANGVPKHELVYSLSKPVLVTPTEDIENNERSVISSAGHEIMNSMENTGIQKSILVTSLSCNSKEPDFSSQEEFGSNSPKGKLGVDAEMKIEYYDSPRVMLEQLSLLSYSDAPFLCNDKKMESFQNSMDYVDIEIEIATVECSSENAMKGSNAELLIKHAESAPVLSTSSGLEMELCSMRYSYSEINIATDNFSPDNLLDEEGYGVVYKGQLENGQLISAKVQKEANTQGIPEFLRFACHKNIEMFLGYYCNEDFKILVYEFVCNKSLEWHLHGNTEHVLDWHRRHSISIGIAKGLRFLHEECRGSPIIHGYLRPCNVLLTHDFDPLLGNCGLKNLITCKDNKSTTTHATSTAYHAPELAENGTFSIKTDVYAFGIVLIQLISGQRCETEELSRSNNNQSLVQWALPLIQMLALDELVDPRLGDSYSIYELYNMASAACLCIQTNPEMRPSMGEVLRLLEGKSAHLEHLTGQMKQDIAYEQTTSRLTTCGSG
- the LOC140882103 gene encoding uncharacterized protein isoform X2, translated to MASSIERSSFSNRSTPLMPGRVVIAYDATKNQTSQVFRDTITNIRKQDGMIQEGDTITVLGVLHKVLHPMGFQMKIASNSLFGTHARVIKEDSSRKLGAYISMLQHSADECQGNGINIEVKIAVGAPVEKVVLQEVAASNATWVVLDWHLRKELSANGVPKHELVYSLSKPVLVTPTEDIENNERSVISSAGHEIMNSMENTGIQKSILVTSLSCNSKEPDFSSQEEFGSNSPKGKLGVDAEMKIEYYDSPRVMLEQLSLLSYSDAPFLCNDKKMESFQNSMDYVDIEIEIATVECSSENAMKGSNAELLIKHAESAPVLSTSSGLEMELCSMRYSYSEINIATDNFSPDNLLDEEGYGVVYKGQLENGQLISAKVQKEANTQGIPEFLRFACHKNIEMFLGYYCNEDFKILVYEFVCNKSLEWHLHGNTEHVLDWHRRHSISIGIAKGLRFLHEECRGSPIIHGYLRPCNVLLTHDFDPLLGNCGLKNLITCKDNKSTTTHATSTAYHAPELAENGTFSIKTDVYAFGIVLIQLISGQRCETEELSRSNNNQSLVQWALPLIQMLALDELVDPRLGDSYSIYELYNMASAACLCIQTNPEMRPSMGEVLRLLEGKSAHLEHLTGQMKQDIAYEQTTSRLTTCGSG
- the LOC140882103 gene encoding uncharacterized protein isoform X4, giving the protein MKIASNSLFGTHARVIKEDSSRKLGAYISMLQHSADECQGNGINIEVKIAVGAPVEKVVLQEVAASNATWVVLDWHLRKELRYYLKRVPCKVALVLENLTLDVMRPYYSDSANGVPKHELVYSLSKPVLVTPTEDIENNERSVISSAGHEIMNSMENTGIQKSILVTSLSCNSKEPDFSSQEEFGSNSPKGKLGVDAEMKIEYYDSPRVMLEQLSLLSYSDAPFLCNDKKMESFQNSMDYVDIEIEIATVECSSENAMKGSNAELLIKHAESAPVLSTSSGLEMELCSMRYSYSEINIATDNFSPDNLLDEEGYGVVYKGQLENGQLISAKVQKEANTQGIPEFLRFACHKNIEMFLGYYCNEDFKILVYEFVCNKSLEWHLHGNTEHVLDWHRRHSISIGIAKGLRFLHEECRGSPIIHGYLRPCNVLLTHDFDPLLGNCGLKNLITCKDNKSTTTHATSTAYHAPELAENGTFSIKTDVYAFGIVLIQLISGQRCETEELSRSNNNQSLVQWALPLIQMLALDELVDPRLGDSYSIYELYNMASAACLCIQTNPEMRPSMGEVLRLLEGKSAHLEHLTGQMKQDIAYEQTTSRLTTCGSG